One Thermoanaerobaculia bacterium genomic window, AAACCTTCCGTATTAATCTCGAAGGAGAACGACCCCCGACAGTCAGCGCCAAGGATGTGGCCCTGGAAATTATCGGGCGAATCGGTGCCGACGGGGCTCTCTACCAGGCGGTTGAATTTACGGGTCCAGGCGCCTCTGCCATGTCTGTGGATGAACGCATGGTCCTCACAAACCTGGCCGCGGAGATGGGCGCTAAAATCGGCTATGTTCCTCCGGATGAAAAAACCTTTTTATGGTTGAAAGACCGTTCCTCCAACGGCTCAACCCCGGTCTATTCGGACCCGGATGCCCCCGTAGCCGGAGAATTAACAATTGATCTTTCCTCCCTGACGCCGAGAACTGCCCGACCCCACACGGTGGATAATGTCTGCGCCGTCTCAGAGGTTCGAGGTATACAGGTTCACCAGGTTCTGATCGGGACCTGCACCAATGGACGTCTCTACGATATCGCTGAAGCCTGCTCCATCCTCAAAGATCGCAAAATCCATCCTCAAATCCGGCTCCTCGTCTTTCCCGCAAGCTCCAGCGTCTATCGGGAGGCCATGAAGCTCGGCTACCTGGATACCATTCTGGAAGCCGGTGGTGTCATCATGAACCCGGGATGCGGCCCGTGCCTCGGAGCCCATGAGGGAGCCCTTGCACCCGGGGAAGTCTGCCTTTCCACTGCCAACAGAAATTTCAAGGGACGGATGGGGTGCAACACAGCAGATATCTACCTTGCGAGCCCCAGAACCGCCGCGATCACAGCAATCAAGGGAGTCATCGACGATGAAATCTGAGGGAACAGCGTTCTGCTACGGAAACGACGTCAATACCGACGTTATCTTTGCCGGTAAATATACCTATACAGTGAACAGTCCTGAAGAGATGGCCAAGCATGCCCTGGAAGATCTCGACCCCGAATTTGTCACCCGGGTAAAGCCCGGTGATGTAATTGTAGCGGGCACCAATTTTGGATGCGGATCATCAAGGGAACAGGCTGTCGTTTGTTTGAAGGCATCCGGTATTTCAGCAATTATTGCGCGATCCTTCGCTCGGATCTATTATCGCAACTGTATCAACCAGGGTCTTCCCGCCCTGATTCTGCCGGAAGCCGTCGATGCGATTCGGCCGGGAGACCGGGTGTCCGTGGATCTGGCAAGGGGTGTTGTGGAGACGGCGAATCAAACCTTCACCTTTCCGCCTTATCCTCCTGAGATTCAGGTCATTCTTGAGGCAGGC contains:
- a CDS encoding 3-isopropylmalate dehydratase small subunit — translated: MKSEGTAFCYGNDVNTDVIFAGKYTYTVNSPEEMAKHALEDLDPEFVTRVKPGDVIVAGTNFGCGSSREQAVVCLKASGISAIIARSFARIYYRNCINQGLPALILPEAVDAIRPGDRVSVDLARGVVETANQTFTFPPYPPEIQVILEAGGIIPYIKSQLKG
- a CDS encoding 3-isopropylmalate dehydratase large subunit, which produces MGRSFSQKILAAYSGKESVEVGEIVTVRPDHVLSHDNSSAISKTFAKIGVERVFNPGQPVIVLDHCVPAATEAYAENHKTIRDFVRRQGLQHFYDIQRGVCHQVLMEEGFARPGGLILGSDSHTTTYGAVGCFSAGIGRSEAAAIWATGEMWLRCPETFRINLEGERPPTVSAKDVALEIIGRIGADGALYQAVEFTGPGASAMSVDERMVLTNLAAEMGAKIGYVPPDEKTFLWLKDRSSNGSTPVYSDPDAPVAGELTIDLSSLTPRTARPHTVDNVCAVSEVRGIQVHQVLIGTCTNGRLYDIAEACSILKDRKIHPQIRLLVFPASSSVYREAMKLGYLDTILEAGGVIMNPGCGPCLGAHEGALAPGEVCLSTANRNFKGRMGCNTADIYLASPRTAAITAIKGVIDDEI